One window from the genome of Sphingomonas lacunae encodes:
- a CDS encoding Crp/Fnr family transcriptional regulator, which yields MQGPHTETGDDIAAIASALECSLRAAQSLYAMGQPRIAPHAVTLVHQGDEADSNWLILDGNVRCEVLSPEGRNTVVATHPPGDLIGHFGRRPRAMSASLTTHGITRLLTVGTSQIERLGLADSDFALAVARSYARQSGTLLDRLAARISLTAVGRIHARLLEMAGPDHVIEPAPIVAALAVSVQTTRETASRAISNLERRGIIRREAGRLVIQSPRMLEELVV from the coding sequence ATGCAGGGACCGCATACAGAGACCGGCGATGACATCGCCGCGATAGCAAGCGCGCTGGAATGCAGTCTGCGCGCCGCGCAATCACTCTATGCCATGGGTCAGCCCCGCATTGCCCCCCATGCTGTGACCTTGGTTCACCAGGGGGACGAGGCCGACAGCAACTGGTTGATTCTCGATGGTAATGTCCGGTGTGAGGTCCTGTCTCCGGAAGGGCGCAACACCGTCGTGGCGACCCACCCGCCTGGCGATCTGATCGGCCATTTCGGACGCCGTCCACGGGCGATGAGCGCATCATTGACCACTCATGGCATAACCCGCCTGCTCACGGTCGGGACGAGTCAGATCGAAAGGTTGGGTCTGGCGGACAGTGACTTCGCGCTGGCCGTGGCTCGCAGTTATGCCCGACAGTCGGGCACATTGCTCGACAGGCTCGCGGCACGCATCAGCCTGACGGCGGTCGGGCGTATCCATGCCCGACTGCTCGAAATGGCTGGTCCGGACCATGTCATTGAGCCCGCACCGATTGTCGCGGCTCTGGCGGTCAGCGTGCAAACCACCCGCGAAACTGCGTCCCGCGCCATTTCCAACCTTGAACGTCGCGGCATCATCCGGCGCGAAGCCGGACGGCTGGTCATTCAGTCCCCCCGGATGCTCGAAGAACTGGTTGTCTGA